A region of Emys orbicularis isolate rEmyOrb1 chromosome 20, rEmyOrb1.hap1, whole genome shotgun sequence DNA encodes the following proteins:
- the BOLA1 gene encoding bolA-like protein 1 yields MLPSRLLRQALPRPAPRFGYSTAGPTMEEKPVESSIRAKLLQALQPVHLEVHNESSMHAVPRGSETHFKVVIASQRFAGLPLLQRHRLVNEILQAELAGPVHALSIQAKTPQQWEENQSVSQSPGCLGGSKHDPHMATKLGSQG; encoded by the coding sequence ATGCTCCCCTCCCGCCTCCTTCGCCAAGCCCTCCCTCGGCCAGCCCCCAGATTTGGGTACTCGACAGCCGGTCCCACCATGGAGGAGAAGCCGGTGGAGTCGTCCATTCGCGCCAAGCTCCTGCAGGCCCTGCAGCCGGTGCACCTGGAAGTGCACAACGAGAGCTCCATGCACGCCGTGCCCCGGGGCTCCGAGACCCACTTCAAGGTGGTGATCGCCAGCCAGCGCTTCGCcggcctgcccctgctccagcgcCACCGGCTGGTGAATGAGATCCTCCAGGCTGAGCTGGCCGGGCCCGTCCATGCCCTCTCCATCCAAGCCAAGACCCCCCAGCAGTGGGAAGAGAACCAGAGTGTGAGCCAGAGTCCGGGATGCCTCGGGGGATCCAAACACGACCCGCACATGGCGACCAAACTGGGCAGCCAGGGGTGA